From the Oryzias latipes chromosome 22, ASM223467v1 genome, one window contains:
- the LOC101168335 gene encoding solute carrier family 35 member G2 — MESTHLLTGSKKRVKIHPHTVTAKYATQAPYAPQAGVHTHFPQPGDEGYDDAPSFEDFGSFLEETSDKKKLMESRRWPLTLFGSKEKDKDTAHKLQPTGGAESDGGGKAAKGPGKGVGEQLASFGEASVSASRLTWVLLLCAALAHGCLIVLTRLASEQFHFAPLFLLTVRSVVQLLSVAAPLLKGENPFGPEGYRLRLLCYGIAYSLSLCCAYSSLTFVSAGNAATTWRLATTALSAVLAFLLLEERLGLSDVITIVAGLCGLGLLLLPTVDESNSDSPTDPVTFWKGAFGWSLSALAGLWMALALVGYRSLKDRVGVGTALFTVSWTSCLLAPSSLALLQEGWAWPASVPAWAIMAGLVSCSAAAFLGMTHALTRLHPALVSASQSVEVPVAMLLHLAVLPLAPTAPEVVGNAMVVLSVGWLVATKLFLPRGGGLRQREEYEEILDSPIK; from the coding sequence ATGGAGTCCACACATCTCCtaactggctccaagaagcgcGTGAAGATCCACCCTCACACCGTCACCGCCAAATACGCCACGCAAGCCCCCTACGCCCCGCAAGCTGGAGTCCACACCCACTTCCCTCAGCCTGGGGACGAAGGCTACGACGACGCTCCCTCCTTTGAGGACTTTGGTTCATTCCTAGAGGAGACGTCAGACAAGAAGAAGCTGATGGAGAGCCGGCGGTGGCCCCTGACGCTGTTTGGCTCCAAAGAGAAGGACAAAGACACGGCCCACAAACTACAGCCTacaggaggagcagagagcgATGGGGGTGGCAAAGCAGCAAAGGGTCCTGGAAAAGGGGTCGGAGAACAACTGGCCAGTTTTGGGGAGGCGTCGGTGTCTGCGTCGCGACTCACCtgggtgctgctgctctgcgcgGCACTGGCCCACGGCTGTCTGATCGTTCTGACCCGCCTTGCCTCTGAACAGTTTCACTTTGCCCCCCTGTTTCTGCTCACAGTGCGGTCGGTTGTACAACTCCTCTCCGTGGCTGCTCCCCTTCTGAAGGGGGAGAACCCCTTCGGACCAGAGGGGTACCGGCTCCGTCTGCTCTGTTATGGCATTGCCTACTCCCTCTCCCTGTGCTGCGCCTACTCTTCCTTGACCTTTGTCTCTGCTGGAAACGCAGCAACAACCTGGCGCCTGGCGACAACAGCGTTATCGGCCGTCCTTGCCTTCTTGCTCCTGGAGGAGCGGCTGGGGTTGTCCGATGTGATCACCATTGTCGCAGGGCTGTGTGGTTTGGGGCTTCTGCTGCTCCCCACCGTAGATGAGAGCAATTCTGATTCTCCGACTGACCCGGTGACTTTCTGGAAGGGTGCGTTTGGATGGTCTCTGTCAGCGCTGGCGGGTCTGTGGATGGCCCTGGCGCTGGTCGGGTACCGCTCTCTCAAGGACAGGGTGGGGGTTGGTACTGCTTTATTCACAGTAAGTTGGACCAGCTGCCTGCTTGCTCCGTCTTCCCTGGCCCTACTACAGGAGGGATGGGCGTGGCCCGCGAGCGTCCCAGCGTGGGCCATAATGGCAGGCCTCGTGTCCTGCTCCGCAGCAGCCTTCCTGGGAATGACCCACGCCCTCACCCGGCTCCACCCGGCTCTGGTGTCCGCCTCTCAGAGCGTGGAGGTGCCGGTTGCCATGCTTCTGCACCTGGCGGTGCTGCCTTTGGCTCCCACCGCGCCTGAGGTTGTGGGGAATGCCATGGTGGTGCTGAGCGTTGGATGGCTTGTGGCCACGAAGCTGTTTCTGCCTCGAGGGGGCGGCTTGCGTCAGAGAGAGGAATACGAGGAGATTTTGGACTCGCCCATCAAATAG
- the LOC110017510 gene encoding pentraxin-related protein PTX3-like gives MLRFWSVACWLGAAGLSLRVNPVELEGNHAENYDNDIYEDQQEREPPSTPCHADLSRWDKLFIALENSHMRQNMLLEAVQLCGGGVASLSNQADRLAKGACQLCAPSLESACREQAAKVSTTLHHGLMELRREEAKREKRMNATLQMILGRCEENAKPRDLQEAESMMGNPVTQRPGSLGVAFSSGVKPFLSAHKEQEVTSTSGMALMEKALVAIVTELQKVHLQLSRVIQQAETLRKDRV, from the exons ATGCTAAGGTTCTGGTCTGTCGCGTGCTGGCTTGGTGCTGCAGGTTTGTCTCTCAGAGTGAATCCTGTGGAGCTTGAAGGAAATCATGCAGAAAATTATGACAATGACATCTATGAGGACCAGCAGGAAa GGGAGCCTCCTTCCACGCCATGCCATGCAGACTTGTCCCGCTGGGATAAGCTTTTCATTGCTCTGGAGAACTCCCACATGAGGCAGAACATGCTGCTGGAAGCAGTGCAGCTTTGCGGTGGAGGCGTGGCCTCTCTCAGCAACCAGGCGGACAGGCTGGCCAAGGGGGCGTGCCAGCTCTGTGCACCCAGTCTGGAGTCAGCCTGCAGGGAGCAGGCGGCGAAAGTGAGCACCACCCTGCATCACGGTCTGATGGAGCTCCGAAGAGAGGAGGCTAAGAGGGAGAAGAGGATGAACGCCACCTTGCAGATGATCCTCGGCAGATGTGAGGAAAACGCCAAACCACGGGACCTTCAGGAGGCAGAGAGCATGATGGGAAACCCAGTGACACAGAGACCTGGAAGTTTGGGAGTGGCATTCAGTTCAGGTGTGAAGCCTTTTCTATCTGCCCACAAGGAGCAGGAGGTGACGTCCACATCGGGCATGGCCTTGATGGAAAAGGCTTTGGTTGCTATAGTAACGGAGCTGCAGAAGGTTCACCTGCAGCTGAGCAGAGTAATACAGCAAGCAGAAACCCTGAGGAAGGACAGagtgtga